In the genome of Bradyrhizobium ottawaense, the window ACTTCGCGCTGGCCGGCCACGACCGCGGCGGCCGCGTCTCCTATCGCCTCGCGCTCGACCATCCCGGCCGGCTGTCGAAGCTCGCGGTGCTCGATATCCTGCCGACCTATAATTACTGGGAGCGGATGAACCGCGCCTACGCGCTGAAGATCTATCACTGGACCTTCCTGGCGCAGCCCTATCCGCTGCCGGAGACGCTGGTCTCGAGCAATGGCGAGTTCTTCCTGCGCTTCAAGATGGCGAGCCAGACCAAGTTCAAGACATTGGATGCGATCGACCCGCGCGCGCTCGAGCATTACATCGCCCCGTTCCGCGATCCCGCCCGCGTGCATGCGATGTGCGAGGATTACCGCGCCGGTGCCTATTTCGACTACGACCTCGACAAGGCCGATTTCGAAGCCGGCAAGAAGATCACCATTCCCATGCTGGCGCTGTGGGGCAACGCCGGCGTGGCACAGGCCGCGGCGACGCCGCTCGACACCTGGCAGCAATGGGCGACGAACGTTGTGGGCATGCCGGTGGATTCCGGTCACTTCCTCACGGAGGAGAACCCGGATGTGACAGCCCAGGCGCTGCGCGAGTTTTTCGCAGGCAGCTAGCGCCGCTCGCGAAAGAACTCCTTGAGCAGCCGCGCCGCCTCGCTCTCGCCGACTCCGGAATAGACGTCCGGCGCGTGGTGGCAGGTCGGGGAGGCGAAGAACCGCACGCCGGACTCGACCGCGCCCCCCTTGGGATCGGCGGCGCCGTAATAGAGGCGCCTCACCCTTGCAAACGAGATCGCGCCCGCACACATGGTGCAGGGCTCCAGCGTCACGTAGAGGTCGCAGTCGACGAGGCGCTCGCTGCCGATCTTTTTCGCGGCTTCGCGCAGCGCGACGATCTCGGCATGGGCGGTGGGGTCATAATCGGTCAGCGTCCGGTTCGCCGCGGTGGCGATCACCTCGTAATTGCGGACCACCACGCACCCGATCGGAACTTCGCCCGCTTTTCCGGCATTTTCGGCCGTTCTGAGCGCCAAATCCATGAAGGAGGGGGCTTTCAAGCCTCGTATCATCGCCAGAAACCTGCTAGTAGCTGCGCCTTCAGCAGAAGTGCTTACCGGTTTTGCCTGGGCA includes:
- a CDS encoding alpha/beta fold hydrolase — its product is MSDLADLYPDFASEWINTSFGRIFARVGGSGPPLLLLHGFSETHVMWHQVAPELAKHFTLIIADLPGYGWSDMPESDALHIPYSKRAMAKAMVEVMERLGHVHFALAGHDRGGRVSYRLALDHPGRLSKLAVLDILPTYNYWERMNRAYALKIYHWTFLAQPYPLPETLVSSNGEFFLRFKMASQTKFKTLDAIDPRALEHYIAPFRDPARVHAMCEDYRAGAYFDYDLDKADFEAGKKITIPMLALWGNAGVAQAAATPLDTWQQWATNVVGMPVDSGHFLTEENPDVTAQALREFFAGS
- a CDS encoding nucleoside deaminase encodes the protein MIRGLKAPSFMDLALRTAENAGKAGEVPIGCVVVRNYEVIATAANRTLTDYDPTAHAEIVALREAAKKIGSERLVDCDLYVTLEPCTMCAGAISFARVRRLYYGAADPKGGAVESGVRFFASPTCHHAPDVYSGVGESEAARLLKEFFRERR